The following is a genomic window from Pseudothermotoga thermarum DSM 5069.
ACTAATAAATTCGCCAAGATCCCATCCTTTTCTGGCACATGGTTTGCTATGGACAATCCCCCGCTTTCTTCACCGGCTATGACTACGTTTTCATTCAAAAGTAGAGCCGCAAGATATTTGAAACCAACAGGGGTTTCCAAAGATTTCTCCCCAAAAGCTTGAGCAACGGCATCAACAGCATGAGATGTGGCAACGGTTCTTGCAACCGGGCCTTTTTTGCGTTTGTTTTTATACAGATGATGGGCAAGCAAGGCTATCACTTCGTTTGGTTTTAAATAGTTTCCAGTTTCATCGACTACACCGAACCTGTCGGCATCACCATCAGTTGCTATACCACAATCAAAAGCTCTTCTTTTAACTATCTCTCCAACGGCTTTCATTCTTGATTCGTCTGGCTCGGGTCTATCCCCACCGAAATACGGGTCTCTGAAATCGTGTAAAATCTCCAGCTCAGCGCAACATCTTCTGCAAAGTTCGTCCAAATAACCCACCGCAGTTCCGTACAAAAGATCTGCAACAGCTTTTAAACCGGCAGCCTTTATCCTTTCAAAATCTATGTGCTTGGCCAACGCTTTAAAATATTCAGGCCTTGGATCGAATATCTCGAACAAATCCTTTGAAGCAGCTTCCTTTAAACTTATAGTTGGTATCTTTTTTGGATCAACCTTTGCAGCTAGTTCTTCAATTTGCTGAGTGATGCTCGTTGGTGCCGGTGCCCCATCAGATGGGTTAAACTTTATGCCACAATACTCAGGTGGATTGTGGGAAGCTGTTATGTTTATTCCACCATCCAGTTTGTAATGTCTTATCGTGAAGGAGACAACGGGAGTTGGAGTTGGATCTTGGGGCATGTAAACTTTTATACCGTTTGCAGTTAAAACTTGACTTACAAGCTGTGCGTAATGTTCAGTCATGAATCTGGTATCCCTTGCGACAATTACAGCTTTGGCGTTGTTCTTTTTCAAATAATCCGCGATAGCTTGAGTTACTATTTTTACATTTTCGAATGTAAATTCATCGCTTATTATTGCCCTCCATCCAGAGGTTCCAAACTTAATCTTCCTCATCGAATCCCCCCAACCAAATTCTTCTTTGAAGGTGTTTGTCAAATTCACTCCAAAGTTTTGTGTTACCGTTCTTTTTCTCTTTTTGACAAATGCTTCTAAAGCGCGCCAATTTTGCATCCATGTTTTCAACCATGTGTATCACAAAAGCTTCCGCAGTTTTTGGAACCACCGGAGAACCCCATTCAAGTTCCCCATGATGGGAGAGAATTATGTGTTCCAGCTGCATCAATTTTCCTTTGGAAATCTGAACGTTTTTGGCTTTGCTTTGAAGTATTTCTACCCCAAGTGCAATGTGACTTTTTAGCTCCCCTTCGGTGGTAACCTCAAAACCTTTTTTGGTTATCGTGTATTCTTGAACTTTTCCTATGTCGTGAAGGATGGCACCGGCTATCAGCAAATCTTTGTTCAAAGCGTTCTCATATACACTCCAGATTTTTTTACAAATACTTGCAACCGCTACGGTGTGCTCAAGAAGTCCACCAATGTACGTATGGTGAACGCTTACTCCTGCAGGAACTTTGATGAACTTACTGAAGAATTGCTCATCTTTTTCGAATAACTCTTTTAGCAAATTCCTTATTTCTTTGTCTTGAATATCGTCTATCAACTCTTTCAGTTTTCTTTGAAGCTTTTCAATATCTTCAGGCGTTGTTTCAACGAATCGTTCTATATCATACTCTTCTTCTTGCATAACTCTAACTGAATCTTTGGATTTATCAAGGTTTAACTGCAAATGATCTTCAAAATAGACAATCCTACCTTTGGCCAGTATCACATCTCCTTCGCTGAGTTTTTCAAAATTCTCTTCAGCGTTGTGCCAATCAACGGCTCTTAAAGATCCCGATCTATCGACTAAAGTCAAAAGCAAAAGTTTTTTCTGATCTTTGGTTTCTTGAAGCCTTTTGCTTGAAATTTTTGCCACAACTTCCACATTTTCGTTCAGTTTTTTCATGATATCGGATAGCAAAGGAAACTTTTCAAGAGAGCTTGAAACAACTTTTTGAACTAATTCTTTTGGCATTTTGTCACCGAGCTGCACATTTTCACTTCCCTTCAAGAAAATTTTACCAAAAAAATACAAAATGCCTCAATCACCAGCAAATAAGCTTTGTGCTTTTACACGTTTCATGAATTTAAACTGTACGATCGAAACCACAAAGAAAACGATCAAACCCATTATCCCAAGTCCAACTTCGCTTTTGAAAATCTGTATCATCAGCCCTCCTGCAAGAGGACCAAAACCCCACAGCATACCTATCGTTGCCTCGTGAAATCCTCCCTGCTTGCCTTGATCAAAATGTTCTGAAATCATCCCGTAGTAAATCGCAAAAGTATAGGCGGTAGCATAAGTCATTCCACCAAAAATTGATATCAAGAAAAACATCCAGACACCACTTTTAGGAAGGAGCAAAAGAATGCTTGTAATAGGTAAAACGCTCAGCATCGCAAGTGATACCTTGATGTTACCAACCCATTTCCTATAGATGGACAAAATCAAAAACATGGAGAAAACAGAAAGATTTGCGCCGACGATTATAAAACCAGTTAAACCCAAAGGTAAACCATGGGAGCTTATGACTTTTGGAAACAAAGTGAGTATGGAAGTGTAAACAAGCCCGCAAAGAAATAGCATCAATCTGTAGATTTTTCTATATAGCTTGGCGTTGGAAATGCTTGGAGCTCTTTCAGCCTTTTTCAACGTTTTTGACGGATTGAAGTAGAAAGTGTCACGATGCTTTTTGTAATCAAATCCCAGAAAAAGCCCGACAACCAAACAAAGTGCTATACCAAAAGAGAAAGTCAAAACAGGAAGATTCACAGCCAAAAACGGTCCAAAAGCCATTCCTATGATGTTTCCAAAGCTCCAAGACAAATTGTAACGTCCCACCGTTTTTGCATGATCAACCCCATAGGATTTTTCGTTTTTAGTTACTATCGCCACAAGTTGCGGATAAAGACTACCGAAGAAAAATTGAAAACCGATGGCGAGTACAAACAAGCCAGCTATTCCTTTCAACAAAGGTGAAATTGAAAGAAAAGCAGAAAAAACAAAGCAAGAAAAGCTAAGAAACCTTTTGTGACCAAATCTATCGCCAAATCCGCCGAACAGAAGGCTTGAAATCACATACGCCAAAGCTGCAAAAAAATTTATCAACCCAATCGTGAAATAACTTGCGCCAATCTTAGCAGCCATGGTGTTGACATAAGCGCTCAAAAGGTATGCTAAAACCGAAAAAATAGCGGTTAAGAAATTGAAAGAGTGAAAATAACCTTTCAAAAGGCACACCTCCAAAGCCAAAGAAGCTTTTTCAAAATACATGTTATCACAAGTTGTGCAAGTAATTGCTTAAAAAACTTAAAAATTGGTCGATAATTTACTCGGTGGAAAACCATGAGGGTTGAAAGTTCGACCAACGTGGGCTTAAATGATCCGAAAGTTCTATTTGCTGAACCAGCGAAAGGCTTTTCAAGGGAAATTTTGAGCAAAGATCAAACCGTTAAAATCTTGAGCATGATGTTGTACCAGCAAAATGGCCTGATTTTGAAATTGGTAAGAATCGCTGTGAGAATTATTCGAAAGTTATGGATGTTTCGGCTTAAATTTTACCCAACAACCTTTCTTGGTGAAAAGAATGGTTCCCTTGCTTTTCCACCTGAAAATGCCAATGAAAGAGAATATTCACAAGAGGTCTAATTTAGCCTTTCAAACCACTACTCACTAAAGATTTTACAAATA
Proteins encoded in this region:
- a CDS encoding phosphoglucomutase/phosphomannomutase family protein, whose protein sequence is MRKIKFGTSGWRAIISDEFTFENVKIVTQAIADYLKKNNAKAVIVARDTRFMTEHYAQLVSQVLTANGIKVYMPQDPTPTPVVSFTIRHYKLDGGINITASHNPPEYCGIKFNPSDGAPAPTSITQQIEELAAKVDPKKIPTISLKEAASKDLFEIFDPRPEYFKALAKHIDFERIKAAGLKAVADLLYGTAVGYLDELCRRCCAELEILHDFRDPYFGGDRPEPDESRMKAVGEIVKRRAFDCGIATDGDADRFGVVDETGNYLKPNEVIALLAHHLYKNKRKKGPVARTVATSHAVDAVAQAFGEKSLETPVGFKYLAALLLNENVVIAGEESGGLSIANHVPEKDGILANLLVLEMMAYEGKPLSELRKEFAKTYGEFFNTRVDLSFATEGEKQDFLSKFKQFDRYLKDLKVADKDEIDGVRFFFDQPGSWVLARASGTEPVVRVYVEAKDQKTFQTLMNVVRMLIRT
- a CDS encoding 3'-5' exoribonuclease YhaM family protein, with the translated sequence MQLGDKMPKELVQKVVSSSLEKFPLLSDIMKKLNENVEVVAKISSKRLQETKDQKKLLLLTLVDRSGSLRAVDWHNAEENFEKLSEGDVILAKGRIVYFEDHLQLNLDKSKDSVRVMQEEEYDIERFVETTPEDIEKLQRKLKELIDDIQDKEIRNLLKELFEKDEQFFSKFIKVPAGVSVHHTYIGGLLEHTVAVASICKKIWSVYENALNKDLLIAGAILHDIGKVQEYTITKKGFEVTTEGELKSHIALGVEILQSKAKNVQISKGKLMQLEHIILSHHGELEWGSPVVPKTAEAFVIHMVENMDAKLARFRSICQKEKKNGNTKLWSEFDKHLQRRIWLGGFDEED
- a CDS encoding MFS transporter, with translation MKGYFHSFNFLTAIFSVLAYLLSAYVNTMAAKIGASYFTIGLINFFAALAYVISSLLFGGFGDRFGHKRFLSFSCFVFSAFLSISPLLKGIAGLFVLAIGFQFFFGSLYPQLVAIVTKNEKSYGVDHAKTVGRYNLSWSFGNIIGMAFGPFLAVNLPVLTFSFGIALCLVVGLFLGFDYKKHRDTFYFNPSKTLKKAERAPSISNAKLYRKIYRLMLFLCGLVYTSILTLFPKVISSHGLPLGLTGFIIVGANLSVFSMFLILSIYRKWVGNIKVSLAMLSVLPITSILLLLPKSGVWMFFLISIFGGMTYATAYTFAIYYGMISEHFDQGKQGGFHEATIGMLWGFGPLAGGLMIQIFKSEVGLGIMGLIVFFVVSIVQFKFMKRVKAQSLFAGD